GGCTCTGCTATTGAGGAGGTAGAAGCAGGCCATCTGAGTGTTGGAGACCTCCTAGCTGTGCCTCGAAGACTGTCTCTCGAAGGAGAGGAAGTCCGCCTCGACGCATACGATGCGTTCCTGGACTATCGTGCTGCAGACCCCTCGGTCATTCAGTGGATGGCAGACACGATACAGGCCCTGAAGGCTACGATGACCACGAAAGAGATGGCCGAGTCACTCAACGTAAGTCATGATGTCCTCGCAGGATACAGCCAAGGACTCAACCCGCCAACGCTCAGATTCCTGGAACGCCTTGCAAGACTGGCTGGAGTCGACAGAGTGCCGGTACACAGCGTGAAACGGGGCAGTGGTTCCAAGCCGTTCCTAATCCCTCCAGCTGTCACTCCTGAGCTGGCAGAGTGGCTGGGCCTCTTCATAGCAGCTGGCCACTTCCAAGACGCTGAGCATAACATACGCTTCTCCAGTACCTCAGAGCGGACACTCAACCGGTTCGTCGAGCTGACACACCTCTTGTTCGGTCTCGAGGCTTCAATCATTCATGGCCCTCTCGACCACACGCCCTTCGCTGCAGTCAGGAGTTCAGGTCTCCGGGATCTTCTTCGTCATTTGGGTGTTTCCCGGACCGATAAGACGTATCGCGTTCGGATTCCTGTTTGCATCATGAAGTCCCCAGTCAGTATTGCAGTTCATTTCTTGGCTGGCTATTTCGCCGAGGGTGGGACAGTCTCCCGGCATGTACTGGGCATCTCCACAACAGGCATTGGCCTGCATACGGATGTGAGTTATCTCTTGACGCGTCTGGGGGTGCTCTACAAGTCACGGCGAAAGTCGGGTCGTGGAGTCCTCGAACTGGACCGTGCCAGTGCCATTCAGATTGCAGACGTCTTCTTGGAGCACGGCGTCTTCAGTCATGATAGAATTAACAAGCTGTACCAGTGTCTTGACTACTCCGCAGCCAGTCCCAGTGCGACCGACTTGACTCCCATCGCGCAGACAGTCTTGGCTTTCACTCACCCGCATGCAGAACACTCTGAGGAATGTCATGTCTTGGGACCGCATGAGCAACCACACGGCAACTACACTGAGTTGGAAGACTCCCTCTCTGTGTGTATCACCGGGCGGCCAATGGAATCTATCTGGGTGCGTGCTCTGGACACGGACCAGAGCGCAGGAGGAATACTTCGCAATGCGCCTGAACTGACTGAAGAGGTCTACTTCGACAGGGTGGTAAAGATAGAGTCCTATGACTCGAAACAACCCGTGTTTGACATCACTGTGGAGGGTTCTCACAACTTCGTGGGCGGACATCTTCCCTTCACTCTCCACAACACGGTCACCCTTCATCAGTTTGCCAAGTGGGCTGACGCACAGGTGGTTGTCTACGTCGGTTGTGGCGAACGTGGCAACGAGATGACCGAAGCGCTGGAGGAGTGGCCCCAGCTCAAGGACCCAAAGTCAGGACGCCCACTGATGGAACGTACAGTCCTGATAGCCAACACATCGAACATGCCTGTCGCAGCCCGAGAGGCATCAATCTATGTTGCTATCACCATTGCTGAGTACTTCAGAGACCAGGGCTTTGATGTTGCCCTAATGGCTGACTCCACATCGCGTTGGGCAGAGGCCCTCCGAGAGATATCCGGACGCCTAGGTCAGCTGCCTTCGGAGGAGGGCTATCCTGCCTATCTGGGCTCTCGTCTTGCTCAGTTCTACGAGCGGGGCGGTCGAATGAGAGTCTTGGGCTCTGACGAGCGCCTCGGTTCTGTCACTGTGTGTGGTGCAGTATCACCACCCGGTGGCGACTTCTCAGAGCCTGTTACCCAAGCAACACTGAGAATTGTCAAGGTCTTCTGGGCGCTGGACAAGGACCTAGCGGCGCGCAGGTTCTTCCCGGCAATCAACTCACTCACCAGCTACTCCCTCTACATGAACAACTTGGAGTCCTGGCATAGGAGAGAACTCGGAGAGGACTGGCCCGAACTGGTCAAGGAGGCCATGGCAATACTTCAGAAGGACCAAGAACTCAGGGAGATTGTCCAGCTAGTAGGTCCTGATGCATTGCCGGAGTCCGAACGTGCGACTCTCGAGGCGGCGCGTATGATCAAGGAGGACTTTCTGACACAGAGTGCAATCCATGAGATTGACACATTCTGTCCTATCAGGAAGACATACCGCATGCTCAGAGTCATAGTGACATTTGCGCGCAGGATGGCAGAGGCAGTCAAGGCAGGGGCACATGTTCGTAGGATTCTTGAGTTCAGTGTCTTGGACAACATTGCGCGAATGAAGATTGCACCTTGGGACAGTTTTGATAAGACCATGGATGCCATTGAGAAGAAGATGAACAGTGAATTTGACACGCTGACCAGAGAGATGGTTGAAGCGGGAACGGCACCCCCCTGAGATGAAGCGGGCTGTTTTCATCGTCTGGTTCAGCACAGGACTCTGATTGAAATGAGCAATAGAGATGCTCTTGCTGAACTCCACAGGGAGATTGAAGAATGTGTCAGGTGTCCGTTGTACCTGACCCGCAACCGAGC
The sequence above is a segment of the Candidatus Thorarchaeota archaeon genome. Coding sequences within it:
- a CDS encoding V-type ATP synthase subunit A, whose protein sequence is MTENVGRIVNIAGPVVKCTGLPAVRMYEVVRVGNEKLIGEVIEVGCDEFTVQVYEETSGVSPGEPVVATGGPLSVELGPGLLGSIYDGIQRPLPDLKSLSGDFITRGLNVEGLNKEKKWQFRPTVAVKSKVKPGDVVGEVPETGIITSKIMVPVGIEGEVVSIAPPGAYTVVEPICKVKDRQGDIHDVIMMQRTAVRVGRPYKERVPMDTPLVTGQRVIDTFMPQAKGGTGAIPGGFGTGKCVLGNTPVLLANGLTVPIEQLYREHLSTGIVTEDSEDETLVQLRTPLHVISFDGTGYSSQKATHVYRGTTNRLVRVVTHSGRYVVVTPVHKLFRFDGSAIEEVEAGHLSVGDLLAVPRRLSLEGEEVRLDAYDAFLDYRAADPSVIQWMADTIQALKATMTTKEMAESLNVSHDVLAGYSQGLNPPTLRFLERLARLAGVDRVPVHSVKRGSGSKPFLIPPAVTPELAEWLGLFIAAGHFQDAEHNIRFSSTSERTLNRFVELTHLLFGLEASIIHGPLDHTPFAAVRSSGLRDLLRHLGVSRTDKTYRVRIPVCIMKSPVSIAVHFLAGYFAEGGTVSRHVLGISTTGIGLHTDVSYLLTRLGVLYKSRRKSGRGVLELDRASAIQIADVFLEHGVFSHDRINKLYQCLDYSAASPSATDLTPIAQTVLAFTHPHAEHSEECHVLGPHEQPHGNYTELEDSLSVCITGRPMESIWVRALDTDQSAGGILRNAPELTEEVYFDRVVKIESYDSKQPVFDITVEGSHNFVGGHLPFTLHNTVTLHQFAKWADAQVVVYVGCGERGNEMTEALEEWPQLKDPKSGRPLMERTVLIANTSNMPVAAREASIYVAITIAEYFRDQGFDVALMADSTSRWAEALREISGRLGQLPSEEGYPAYLGSRLAQFYERGGRMRVLGSDERLGSVTVCGAVSPPGGDFSEPVTQATLRIVKVFWALDKDLAARRFFPAINSLTSYSLYMNNLESWHRRELGEDWPELVKEAMAILQKDQELREIVQLVGPDALPESERATLEAARMIKEDFLTQSAIHEIDTFCPIRKTYRMLRVIVTFARRMAEAVKAGAHVRRILEFSVLDNIARMKIAPWDSFDKTMDAIEKKMNSEFDTLTREMVEAGTAPP